From a single Spongiibacter taiwanensis genomic region:
- a CDS encoding LysR family transcriptional regulator has product MLDDISLFVHIVRQGGLAAAAAQLGLPAATVTRRLQRLEQQLGCQLLHRSARQCVLTQDGEVYFQQYAELVEQFEQTRQRLSRDQHQPAGKLKVLAPTNISHNAMRPMWLGFTRQYPDIQLELVLSNQLQDMLKSQADLALRIGAQQDSLLYQQRMGDFQVIAAAAPDYIASAPPLTQPADLKDHRIIGSTLRNKWRLHNTRSGTVQEVLPRPHMLLNDIAMIAAMAADGQGVALLPLLEIQHQLDRGELVRVLPEWQGQSRSIYLVWPSGKLLSARAKCLRDYIADFIRGVQGLFHSSQ; this is encoded by the coding sequence ATGCTCGACGACATTTCCCTGTTTGTTCACATCGTCCGGCAAGGGGGCCTTGCCGCCGCCGCGGCCCAGTTGGGGCTGCCCGCCGCTACCGTCACCCGGCGCTTACAACGGCTGGAGCAGCAACTCGGCTGCCAGCTGCTGCACCGCTCCGCCCGCCAGTGCGTGCTGACCCAGGACGGGGAGGTTTATTTTCAGCAGTACGCGGAGTTGGTCGAGCAGTTTGAACAAACCCGGCAGCGGTTGAGCCGGGACCAACACCAACCTGCCGGCAAACTCAAGGTGCTCGCGCCCACCAATATTTCCCACAACGCCATGCGGCCCATGTGGCTGGGGTTTACTCGCCAATATCCAGACATTCAGCTGGAGCTGGTGCTCAGCAATCAGCTTCAGGACATGCTCAAAAGCCAGGCCGACTTGGCCTTGCGCATTGGCGCCCAGCAGGATTCCCTTCTGTACCAGCAACGCATGGGCGACTTTCAGGTTATCGCCGCCGCCGCCCCCGACTACATTGCATCTGCTCCACCGCTGACTCAGCCCGCCGATTTGAAGGATCACCGCATTATTGGTTCTACCCTGCGCAATAAATGGCGCCTGCACAACACCCGCAGCGGCACCGTTCAGGAAGTGCTTCCCCGGCCTCACATGCTGCTCAATGACATTGCCATGATTGCAGCGATGGCGGCAGACGGCCAAGGTGTCGCACTACTGCCGCTGCTGGAAATTCAACACCAACTCGACCGGGGTGAGCTGGTCCGCGTCCTGCCGGAATGGCAGGGTCAATCACGGTCGATATATTTGGTCTGGCCGAGCGGCAAACTGCTCAGCGCCCGGGCAAAGTGCCTGCGCGACTACATTGCCGACTTTATTCGCGGGGTCCAGGGTTTGTTCCACTCCAGCCAGTGA
- a CDS encoding DUF2798 domain-containing protein: protein MIPPKYAPLVFSFFMALLMSGLMSMVITIYNIGLVDGLAGTCLRAWVFAFVVAFPSIVVVTPLVRRLTGLVLARERLIQGQG, encoded by the coding sequence GTGATTCCCCCGAAATACGCCCCGTTAGTGTTCTCCTTTTTTATGGCCTTGTTGATGTCTGGGCTAATGTCGATGGTCATTACGATTTACAACATCGGTCTGGTCGATGGACTGGCGGGTACCTGTTTGCGCGCCTGGGTGTTTGCCTTCGTCGTGGCCTTTCCCAGTATTGTTGTGGTGACGCCCCTGGTGCGTCGCTTGACCGGGCTGGTATTGGCGCGTGAGCGGCTGATCCAGGGTCAGGGGTAA
- a CDS encoding DUF2938 domain-containing protein: MAVSPVNSLAAAVMLGLGATAIIDVWSLMLAKVFRVKSLSFCLVGRWFLHMPAGRFVHEGMASAALRRGECAVGWAAHYLIGVAFAIAFVVFMGVGWLQSPTVLPAVGFGLLTVVFPFLVMQPAMGLGVTASRSPAPAKARIKSATTHALFGLGLYLAALPICAWLKL, translated from the coding sequence ATGGCTGTGTCGCCGGTCAATTCACTTGCCGCCGCCGTGATGCTGGGGCTGGGTGCTACCGCGATCATAGATGTCTGGTCGCTGATGCTGGCGAAAGTCTTTCGGGTGAAGTCGCTGAGTTTTTGCCTGGTTGGGCGCTGGTTTTTGCACATGCCTGCAGGGCGTTTTGTCCATGAAGGTATGGCCAGCGCGGCGTTGCGTCGTGGTGAATGCGCTGTGGGTTGGGCTGCGCATTATCTGATTGGCGTCGCCTTTGCCATTGCCTTCGTCGTGTTTATGGGAGTTGGCTGGCTGCAGTCCCCGACCGTGTTGCCCGCTGTGGGCTTTGGCCTGCTTACCGTGGTGTTTCCTTTCCTGGTAATGCAACCGGCGATGGGGCTGGGTGTGACCGCGAGCCGGTCGCCCGCGCCAGCCAAGGCCCGTATAAAAAGTGCAACCACCCACGCGCTGTTTGGCCTGGGTCTCTATTTGGCGGCGCTGCCGATCTGTGCCTGGTTGAAATTGTGA
- a CDS encoding DUF1428 domain-containing protein has product MSYIDGFLLAVPKANKAAFIAHAQLGDSVFIELGALRVVECWGEDIPHGKQTDFHRAVQAKEDEAVVFSWIEWPDKATRDAVMGRMMNGDLMEDPRLNPKTNPMPFDGMRMIFGGFESVVALNRE; this is encoded by the coding sequence ATGAGTTACATCGACGGATTTCTGCTGGCCGTGCCCAAGGCCAACAAAGCCGCATTTATTGCCCATGCACAATTAGGCGACAGTGTGTTTATCGAGTTGGGCGCGCTGCGGGTGGTGGAATGCTGGGGAGAGGATATTCCCCACGGCAAGCAAACCGATTTTCATCGGGCGGTGCAGGCGAAGGAGGACGAGGCGGTGGTGTTCTCCTGGATTGAGTGGCCCGATAAGGCGACCCGGGACGCGGTGATGGGCCGGATGATGAACGGCGATTTGATGGAGGACCCCCGCCTGAACCCCAAAACCAATCCCATGCCCTTTGATGGCATGCGGATGATCTTCGGCGGTTTTGAATCGGTGGTTGCCCTCAACCGAGAGTGA
- a CDS encoding efflux RND transporter periplasmic adaptor subunit, whose translation MNTRRWLITVTACVLLLVALAGFKYRQIQAAIAFGASFPEPSETVQALTVSAKPSALYVGTIGEVVAPDTLVLRNEAEGRISAVNIVSGQQVSQGDVLVQMDVAEERARLKAAKANASLAQISLKRMQNLVGKGTVSQENLDQAQAQYDIAQAGIAELEATIAKKTLRAPFAALVGLHDLEVGEYLSANTALVDLVGLNDFAWIDFNLPPAQGRLKVGDRVKVALPGEEGELEAEVVAKNPSLSADSRNLRYRAKVPANEAIPPMSVVKLMVPVGTGDQVHVPTPAVLRDDLGAYVFQLLPDSSGEGYRAHRQSVKLGKESDARFIITSGLQSGDLVATDGAFKLHHGMLAYVGQRPELEADPERAESAQAESGEMAP comes from the coding sequence ATGAACACTCGTCGCTGGTTGATCACCGTTACCGCCTGCGTGCTGCTATTGGTCGCCCTGGCCGGTTTCAAGTACCGCCAGATTCAAGCCGCGATTGCCTTTGGTGCCTCGTTTCCCGAGCCATCGGAAACGGTGCAGGCACTGACCGTGTCTGCCAAGCCGAGCGCATTGTATGTGGGGACCATCGGTGAGGTGGTGGCCCCCGATACGCTGGTGCTGCGCAACGAAGCCGAGGGCCGCATTAGCGCGGTGAATATTGTCTCCGGTCAGCAGGTAAGTCAGGGCGATGTACTGGTGCAGATGGATGTCGCCGAAGAGCGGGCGCGCCTGAAAGCCGCCAAGGCCAATGCCAGCCTGGCGCAGATCAGCCTGAAGCGGATGCAAAACCTGGTGGGCAAGGGCACCGTGAGTCAGGAAAACCTGGATCAGGCCCAGGCCCAGTACGATATTGCCCAGGCGGGCATTGCTGAACTGGAAGCCACCATAGCCAAGAAAACCCTGCGCGCCCCCTTTGCTGCGCTGGTGGGGCTGCACGATCTGGAAGTGGGTGAGTACCTCAGCGCCAATACCGCGCTGGTCGATCTGGTCGGCTTGAATGATTTTGCCTGGATCGACTTCAATTTGCCTCCCGCTCAAGGTCGCCTGAAGGTGGGTGACCGAGTGAAGGTGGCTCTGCCCGGTGAGGAAGGCGAACTGGAAGCCGAGGTGGTGGCCAAAAACCCGAGCTTGTCAGCCGATTCGCGCAACCTGCGCTACCGGGCAAAAGTCCCTGCCAATGAGGCCATTCCGCCCATGTCGGTGGTGAAATTGATGGTGCCGGTTGGCACCGGTGATCAGGTGCATGTGCCGACCCCGGCGGTGCTGCGGGATGATCTGGGCGCCTATGTGTTTCAGTTACTGCCCGATAGCAGTGGCGAGGGCTATCGCGCCCATCGTCAGTCAGTGAAGCTGGGCAAGGAAAGTGACGCGCGCTTCATCATTACCAGCGGTTTGCAGTCGGGCGATCTGGTGGCTACCGACGGTGCCTTCAAATTGCATCACGGCATGCTGGCCTATGTTGGCCAACGGCCTGAGCTGGAAGCCGACCCAGAGCGGGCTGAATCGGCGCAGGCTGAGTCCGGGGAGATGGCGCCATGA
- a CDS encoding efflux RND transporter permease subunit, whose product MSTAKPGLMDIFVTRPVLAIVISLVLVIAGLKASQNLPVLQFPEIESASLVVKTVYVGASAQVVQGFITDPIERVAASVPGVDYVDSISLAGMSTVTLWLKLNEDTTAALAELTTRLGQIRFELPTGAEDPAVEVVRADRPNALFYLDVVTENFSRAEVTDYLARYVNPEISAINGVQRVGFEGGRNPAMRVWVDPIKLAAFNVSADELRTALTSNNVIATIGQSENPLQRINLLTNTTMQTVADFENLVVREASDGSLVYLKDVARVEMGEEEGELIARHSQSDALYISVWPLPGANEIAIGDDLYELMDRLNAELPQGLQIRAAYDGTLYMREAIKEIFTTLAETIVLVGIVVLALMGSVRTALVPLVTIPISLLGAVAAITLMGFSLNLLTILAIVLSVGLVVDDAIVVVENVSRYMREGKTRMQAALASSRQLMSPIIGMTITLAAVYAPIGFLSGLTGVLFKEFAFTLSVAVLISGVVALTLSPIMSAYANPEGGKEGRMTQWVNRRFDVLHRHYGRMLTGVLAWRWQLLFAGLFISLLIVPFYLFSQKELAPIEDQSHINIIVDAPSNSSLEYSEDYMHDTIALLMETPGVEYIWQIVRANAGFGGLAFVPIEDREQSVHELLPQVYMTAKQVTGLRVFPILFPALPSAGQFDVEMVVQSSDSPEDMKAYADKLVAAGYQSGRFMFVDTDLKIDMPEVRFILDRQRIADLGMSLDGVSRQLGLLLSGNYVNRFDMNGKAYQVIPMVAGQDRANPEALLDLQIRTPQGDLVPVSAIASLDYNVAPRLLGRFQQKNAFRILGGVLPGTTKEQGLAVLEQAAAEMLPKGYSINYAGESRQIRKEGSTLVGVLGIALLFVYFVLAVQFNSFRDPLVVLLGSVPLALAGALVIPFLGLTTVNIYSQIGFITLVGLVAKNGILIVEFAKHLQTEGVSKIQAIQNAAETRLRPVLMTTAATALGHFPLVLVTGAGAEARNSIGIVLVVGMLIGTLFTLFVLPCLYLVLADTHRPDEVDPEHDADNPAEVNYYGSTE is encoded by the coding sequence ATGAGCACTGCCAAGCCGGGACTGATGGATATCTTCGTCACCCGTCCGGTGCTGGCTATCGTGATTTCGCTGGTGCTGGTGATTGCCGGGTTAAAGGCTTCGCAAAATTTGCCGGTGTTGCAGTTTCCGGAAATTGAAAGTGCCTCGTTGGTGGTCAAGACCGTTTATGTGGGCGCCTCAGCCCAGGTGGTGCAGGGCTTTATCACCGACCCCATTGAGCGGGTGGCAGCCTCGGTGCCGGGGGTGGATTACGTTGACTCCATCTCTCTGGCGGGGATGAGCACGGTCACCCTGTGGTTGAAGCTCAATGAAGATACCACCGCCGCTCTGGCCGAACTCACCACCCGCCTGGGCCAGATTCGTTTTGAACTGCCCACCGGCGCCGAAGACCCTGCCGTGGAAGTGGTGCGGGCCGACCGGCCCAATGCGCTGTTTTATCTGGACGTGGTGACCGAAAACTTCTCCCGGGCCGAAGTAACCGACTACCTGGCCCGCTACGTGAACCCGGAGATCAGCGCGATTAACGGCGTACAGCGGGTGGGTTTTGAGGGTGGTCGCAATCCAGCCATGCGGGTGTGGGTCGACCCGATCAAGCTGGCGGCCTTCAATGTGAGTGCCGATGAGCTTCGCACCGCCCTGACCAGCAACAACGTGATCGCCACTATCGGCCAAAGTGAAAACCCCCTTCAGCGCATCAACCTGCTCACCAATACCACCATGCAGACGGTGGCGGATTTTGAAAACCTGGTTGTGCGCGAGGCCAGCGATGGTTCCCTGGTGTACCTCAAGGATGTTGCGCGGGTGGAAATGGGCGAAGAAGAAGGTGAGCTGATCGCCCGGCACAGCCAGAGTGACGCGCTGTACATTTCGGTGTGGCCCCTGCCCGGTGCCAATGAAATTGCCATTGGTGACGACCTGTATGAGTTGATGGACCGGCTCAATGCCGAGCTCCCCCAGGGGCTGCAAATTCGCGCCGCCTACGATGGCACCCTGTATATGCGCGAAGCGATCAAAGAGATTTTTACCACCCTGGCCGAAACCATCGTGCTGGTGGGCATTGTGGTACTCGCGCTGATGGGCTCGGTGCGCACGGCGCTGGTGCCGCTGGTCACCATCCCCATTTCGCTGTTGGGCGCGGTTGCCGCCATTACCCTGATGGGCTTTTCACTGAACCTGCTCACCATTTTGGCCATTGTGCTGTCGGTGGGCCTGGTAGTGGACGACGCCATTGTGGTGGTGGAGAACGTGTCCCGCTATATGCGCGAGGGCAAGACCCGCATGCAGGCGGCCCTGGCCAGCTCCCGACAGCTGATGTCGCCGATCATTGGCATGACCATCACCCTGGCCGCGGTGTACGCGCCCATCGGTTTTCTGTCTGGCTTAACCGGAGTGTTGTTTAAAGAGTTTGCGTTCACCCTGTCGGTGGCGGTGTTGATCTCCGGCGTGGTGGCGCTCACCCTGTCGCCGATTATGAGCGCCTATGCGAACCCGGAAGGGGGCAAAGAAGGGCGCATGACCCAGTGGGTAAACCGCCGCTTTGATGTGCTGCACCGCCACTACGGTCGAATGCTTACGGGAGTGCTCGCCTGGCGCTGGCAGCTGCTGTTTGCCGGCCTGTTTATCTCCTTGTTGATCGTGCCGTTTTATCTGTTTTCTCAGAAAGAACTGGCGCCGATTGAAGACCAGAGTCACATCAACATTATCGTTGATGCGCCCTCCAACTCCTCCCTGGAATACAGCGAGGATTACATGCACGACACTATTGCCCTGCTCATGGAAACCCCGGGGGTGGAATACATCTGGCAAATCGTGCGGGCCAATGCCGGCTTTGGGGGTTTGGCCTTTGTGCCCATTGAGGACCGTGAGCAAAGCGTGCACGAGCTGCTACCCCAGGTATATATGACGGCTAAGCAGGTGACTGGGCTGCGGGTGTTTCCGATTTTGTTTCCGGCGCTGCCCTCGGCAGGTCAGTTTGATGTGGAGATGGTGGTGCAATCCTCCGACTCGCCGGAGGATATGAAGGCTTACGCCGACAAGCTGGTGGCTGCAGGCTACCAGAGTGGCCGGTTTATGTTCGTCGACACCGACCTGAAAATCGATATGCCCGAGGTGCGCTTTATTCTCGACCGCCAGCGCATAGCCGATCTAGGCATGAGTCTGGATGGGGTCAGTCGGCAGCTCGGTCTGCTGTTGTCCGGCAATTACGTCAATCGCTTTGATATGAACGGCAAGGCCTATCAGGTCATCCCGATGGTGGCGGGCCAGGACCGAGCTAACCCCGAGGCGCTGTTGGATTTGCAGATTCGCACCCCCCAGGGTGACCTGGTTCCGGTATCGGCGATTGCCTCGCTGGACTACAACGTCGCACCCCGCTTGCTGGGGCGGTTTCAGCAGAAAAATGCCTTCCGTATTCTCGGTGGGGTATTGCCGGGCACCACCAAAGAACAGGGTCTGGCGGTGCTCGAGCAGGCGGCGGCGGAGATGTTGCCCAAAGGGTATAGCATCAATTACGCCGGAGAGTCGCGGCAAATTCGCAAAGAAGGAAGCACACTAGTTGGCGTGTTAGGTATCGCGCTGCTGTTTGTTTATTTTGTACTCGCCGTACAGTTCAACAGCTTTCGTGACCCGTTGGTGGTGCTGCTCGGCTCGGTGCCACTTGCCCTGGCCGGGGCCTTGGTCATTCCCTTTCTGGGGCTCACCACCGTGAATATTTATTCACAGATTGGCTTTATTACCCTGGTGGGGCTGGTCGCCAAAAACGGTATCTTGATCGTTGAGTTTGCCAAGCACTTGCAGACCGAAGGCGTTAGCAAAATACAGGCAATCCAAAATGCTGCCGAGACCCGGTTGCGGCCGGTATTGATGACCACCGCCGCTACCGCCCTGGGTCACTTCCCGCTGGTGCTGGTGACCGGCGCCGGTGCCGAGGCCCGTAACAGCATTGGTATTGTG